From the genome of Candidatus Electrothrix communis, one region includes:
- a CDS encoding glycosyltransferase family 4 protein — MNHPIKVHLYGSEKNGWALDTDLALTKKSLELLSDKVVLTDLEQAEVLHSVWEEPIFGLDQSILAGKRIVCHVCNNFMRLHENSAMIRAGDTVGMWVTMAQEAQQDLQSLSYSSTFIPYSVDTKVFHPGNPTEQGRDERRKQYGIPESAFLISNFMRDSFGHDLHQPKDQKGGELLLEIAVALKARKIPVHFLLAGPRRHWIRSKLREQGIPFTFAGKEIEQDDLKCNIADAEVISSLYRLSDLHLVTSRWEGGPRSVLEAAATRTPILCTPVGIAPDVLEPDSLYDAFDQAVERIEQHACDRVLDKTLDKQYQRIQERHTPEKNAPLFERLYNDLEKVKPYTVTKKWVDVPAPVPSFKERITLRLQRMVGSASAVKALRISLWHEFHKPPYGGGNQFMLALQRAMEMQGVETSVNKLSRSVDVHICNSCWFDHKKFQKKAASFPVRMIHRIDGPVTLYRGEGRDEDELIFDLNRQFASATVFQSAYSFKESYALGFKAVSPVVIHNSVNETIFHPQGRVPFAEGRKIRLVSSAWSDNPRKGGSFLKWLDTHLDWDRFEYTFIGRVQEEFQHIRHIQAVPSDELANYLRQHDIYLAVSLHEPCSNALLEALACGLPALYRDDGGNPELVSFGGLPFTDEQDALEKLDRLARNINSFQRLIWTRSIADIAARYIDLARRIRDWEQVV, encoded by the coding sequence ATGAACCATCCCATCAAAGTCCATCTATACGGCAGTGAAAAAAATGGCTGGGCATTAGATACAGATCTTGCTCTGACCAAAAAATCTCTTGAGCTGTTAAGCGATAAAGTCGTCCTGACGGATCTGGAGCAGGCCGAAGTTCTACACTCTGTCTGGGAAGAGCCTATTTTTGGGCTTGATCAGAGCATCTTGGCAGGAAAACGTATTGTCTGCCATGTCTGCAATAACTTCATGCGACTCCACGAAAACTCTGCCATGATCAGGGCTGGAGATACGGTCGGGATGTGGGTAACTATGGCCCAGGAGGCGCAGCAGGATCTTCAATCCTTGAGCTATTCCTCTACCTTTATTCCCTATTCTGTCGACACAAAGGTGTTCCATCCTGGAAATCCCACCGAACAGGGCAGAGATGAGCGGCGAAAACAATATGGGATACCGGAGTCTGCTTTTCTGATCAGTAATTTTATGCGGGATTCCTTTGGTCATGATCTTCATCAGCCTAAGGACCAAAAGGGCGGAGAGCTACTTCTTGAGATAGCTGTTGCTCTCAAAGCAAGGAAGATTCCTGTTCATTTTCTCCTTGCTGGCCCCCGACGTCACTGGATCCGTAGTAAGCTGCGAGAGCAGGGCATACCTTTCACCTTTGCTGGCAAGGAGATAGAACAGGATGATCTGAAATGCAATATTGCCGATGCAGAGGTTATCAGCTCACTTTATCGTCTTTCTGACCTACATTTAGTAACCAGTCGCTGGGAAGGCGGGCCGCGCTCTGTCTTAGAGGCTGCCGCTACCAGAACACCGATCCTTTGTACTCCGGTAGGAATTGCCCCTGATGTTCTTGAGCCGGACTCGCTGTATGATGCTTTTGATCAGGCTGTGGAAAGGATCGAACAGCATGCCTGCGATCGCGTTCTGGATAAGACCCTTGATAAGCAATACCAGAGAATTCAGGAACGGCATACGCCGGAGAAAAACGCCCCTCTTTTTGAAAGATTATATAATGATCTTGAGAAGGTTAAACCCTATACGGTTACCAAGAAATGGGTGGATGTTCCTGCCCCTGTGCCCTCTTTTAAGGAAAGGATAACACTGCGACTGCAAAGAATGGTTGGTAGCGCTTCAGCTGTTAAAGCGTTGCGCATATCTCTATGGCACGAATTTCATAAGCCACCGTACGGAGGAGGGAATCAGTTCATGCTTGCTCTCCAGCGGGCTATGGAGATGCAAGGGGTTGAGACGAGCGTTAATAAGTTGTCCCGTTCTGTTGATGTGCATATCTGCAACTCTTGTTGGTTTGACCATAAGAAATTTCAAAAAAAAGCAGCTTCTTTTCCGGTACGAATGATTCATCGGATTGATGGCCCTGTAACCTTATATCGTGGGGAAGGCCGGGACGAAGATGAGCTCATTTTTGATCTGAACCGGCAATTTGCCTCAGCCACTGTTTTTCAGTCCGCCTATAGTTTTAAGGAAAGCTATGCACTAGGTTTTAAAGCGGTCTCTCCGGTTGTTATCCATAATAGTGTTAATGAAACAATTTTCCACCCGCAGGGCAGAGTACCTTTTGCAGAGGGAAGGAAGATACGGCTAGTATCATCAGCATGGTCGGATAATCCCAGAAAGGGGGGCTCCTTCCTTAAATGGCTGGATACGCATTTAGACTGGGACCGTTTTGAATATACCTTTATCGGTAGGGTGCAGGAAGAGTTTCAGCATATCCGACATATTCAGGCTGTCCCTTCTGATGAGCTTGCAAATTATCTCCGACAGCATGATATTTATCTCGCTGTGAGTCTCCATGAGCCCTGTTCCAATGCCCTGCTTGAAGCACTGGCCTGTGGACTGCCAGCCTTATATAGGGATGACGGCGGTAATCCTGAATTGGTTTCTTTTGGGGGACTGCCGTTTACTGATGAGCAGGATGCCTTAGAAAAGTTGGATAGACTTGCTCGTAATATCAATTCGTTTCAACGGCTTATTTGGACACGTAGTATTGCGGATATAGCTGCGCGATATATTGACCTTGCCAGACGGATCAGGGACTGGGAACAAGTTGTATGA
- a CDS encoding sulfotransferase — MQIQHRAWGIGLGRTGTTSFCNALRVLGYQNVVHNPAFEELKDLDGAADNGCTIFYKYLDYKFPGSKFVLLTRDLNPWLDSAEYIHGYNPVDRSEDLVIMRRMLLYGTVVFEKDKFIETYHRHHEEVRNYFKDRPSDLLEMDITTGDGWEKLCPFLGLPVPNQPFRAMNQRKDGVTSGAGIVSKKIAQAKNKFFSK, encoded by the coding sequence ATGCAGATACAACATAGGGCTTGGGGCATCGGTTTAGGACGAACAGGAACCACGAGCTTTTGTAACGCCTTGCGTGTTCTTGGGTACCAGAATGTCGTTCATAATCCAGCCTTTGAGGAGTTGAAGGATCTTGATGGGGCTGCTGACAACGGCTGTACAATTTTTTATAAATATCTTGATTATAAATTTCCAGGCTCAAAATTTGTTTTATTGACTCGGGACCTGAATCCTTGGCTTGATTCAGCTGAATATATTCACGGGTATAATCCTGTTGATCGTTCCGAAGATTTGGTGATTATGCGGCGTATGCTCCTCTACGGAACTGTGGTTTTTGAGAAAGACAAGTTCATTGAGACTTATCACCGTCATCACGAAGAGGTGCGGAATTATTTTAAAGACAGGCCTAGTGATTTGCTAGAGATGGATATTACAACCGGTGATGGCTGGGAAAAACTTTGTCCATTCCTTGGGCTGCCTGTGCCAAATCAACCTTTTCGGGCGATGAATCAGAGAAAAGATGGTGTTACTTCTGGAGCCGGTATTGTTTCGAAAAAAATTGCCCAGGCTAAAAATAAATTTTTTTCAAAATAG
- a CDS encoding glycosyltransferase, whose protein sequence is MNPLVTVALFAYNQEDYIVDAVRSVLAQDYSPLQIIISDDCSTDATFSKAEKLVSNYDGPHRVLLNRNEKNLGVGGHVNKIMEVAEGELIVAAGGDDISVSDRVTETVNFWVRSGKKYRSICSQLDVMNEPGEVYMQMPCVNPVGYGQALQSGARWMYGASHAWHRSLFEIFGPLRDDVVSEDKSIGFRSLLIGQKVGCVEKPLVQYRYHSSNITNGSTNIERVKQKIATYNSYLDDFNKARVLGYLRDTLEVHSVYQDVIRLRDNFVLRKKILTSGLLQSLFLLLTAGNRLSMQQKKGLFLKKVFDRS, encoded by the coding sequence ATGAACCCCCTTGTCACTGTTGCCCTGTTTGCATACAATCAGGAAGATTATATTGTTGATGCGGTGCGCAGTGTTCTGGCGCAAGATTATTCACCACTGCAAATTATTATTTCTGATGATTGTTCTACTGACGCCACTTTTTCAAAAGCGGAAAAGCTAGTGAGTAACTATGATGGGCCGCATCGAGTATTGCTTAATCGGAATGAAAAGAATTTAGGGGTAGGGGGACATGTTAATAAAATCATGGAAGTTGCTGAAGGTGAGCTAATCGTCGCAGCTGGTGGAGATGATATTTCTGTGTCGGATCGTGTAACTGAAACAGTAAATTTTTGGGTACGTTCTGGAAAAAAATATCGTTCAATTTGTTCTCAATTGGATGTAATGAATGAGCCGGGTGAAGTTTATATGCAGATGCCATGCGTGAATCCGGTCGGTTATGGTCAGGCCCTGCAATCAGGAGCGAGGTGGATGTACGGAGCGTCACATGCATGGCATAGATCGTTATTTGAGATTTTTGGTCCTTTGCGTGATGATGTTGTATCTGAGGATAAGTCCATAGGATTTCGAAGCTTACTTATTGGTCAGAAAGTCGGATGCGTCGAAAAACCCTTGGTCCAATATCGTTATCATTCTTCTAATATTACAAATGGTTCAACAAATATTGAACGTGTAAAACAAAAGATAGCCACTTACAATAGTTATTTGGATGATTTTAATAAGGCAAGAGTCTTGGGGTACCTGCGGGACACCTTAGAAGTACACAGTGTATATCAGGATGTTATTCGATTACGGGATAATTTTGTTCTGAGAAAAAAAATTCTCACTTCCGGTCTCCTCCAATCATTATTTCTTTTGCTGACGGCTGGTAACAGGTTGTCGATGCAACAGAAGAAAGGTTTGTTTTTGAAAAAAGTTTTTGATCGCAGTTGA
- a CDS encoding WxcM-like domain-containing protein, producing MKNFIHPNADVLSEKVGNNTSIWQYCVVLPGAVIGDDCNICAQCFIENKVVVGDRVTIKNGVQLWDGLRIEDDVFVGPNVTFTNDKYPKSKCYPEKYLQTTIKKGASIGAGATVLPGITIEENVLVAAGAVVTKDVPVNGIVAGVPAVIVGYTDTVVYDGAEVIPHDNATLSGPVLYSLTNVHDVRGDLVAAESIKEIPFKPERVFFVHHVPNSKVRGEHAHKECKEFLIAVQGSVNVILDNGKEREEYQLCDPNIGLFIDRGVWTIQYKYSKDAILLVLTSIHYDPDDYIRDYNEFIVWKDKGMA from the coding sequence ATGAAAAATTTTATTCATCCAAATGCGGATGTTCTTTCTGAGAAAGTTGGAAACAATACAAGTATATGGCAGTATTGTGTAGTTCTTCCGGGTGCGGTGATCGGGGATGATTGTAATATTTGTGCACAGTGTTTTATTGAAAACAAGGTTGTTGTCGGTGACCGGGTAACCATTAAAAATGGTGTGCAGCTTTGGGATGGATTACGAATTGAAGATGACGTTTTTGTAGGCCCCAATGTTACGTTCACCAATGATAAATATCCAAAGTCCAAGTGCTATCCAGAGAAGTATTTACAGACCACCATCAAGAAAGGTGCTTCAATAGGGGCAGGGGCAACCGTTCTTCCTGGTATCACCATTGAAGAAAATGTGCTTGTGGCGGCTGGTGCTGTCGTGACCAAGGATGTTCCTGTAAATGGAATTGTCGCCGGTGTGCCAGCGGTAATCGTCGGTTATACCGATACAGTGGTGTATGATGGTGCTGAAGTTATCCCGCATGATAATGCAACGCTTTCCGGGCCGGTTCTGTACTCATTAACCAATGTTCATGATGTGCGGGGCGATCTGGTTGCGGCTGAATCAATTAAGGAAATTCCTTTTAAACCGGAACGGGTTTTCTTTGTTCATCATGTACCTAATAGTAAAGTAAGAGGAGAGCATGCCCACAAAGAATGTAAAGAATTTTTGATTGCGGTGCAGGGCAGCGTGAATGTCATCTTGGATAACGGAAAGGAACGTGAAGAGTACCAGCTCTGCGACCCAAACATCGGATTGTTTATAGATCGCGGTGTATGGACTATTCAATACAAATACTCCAAGGATGCGATATTATTGGTGCTTACCTCGATCCATTATGATCCGGATGATTATATCCGTGATTATAACGAGTTCATCGTTTGGAAGGACAAGGGCATGGCATAA
- a CDS encoding acyltransferase — MFGYYRFFLACLVLMSHLGVSLQGFNGGVAAVISFYMLSGFVVCKLLTSVFSSNNKLVYFRFLYERALRIFPQYFFIMGATIVFLLGTNFGKPVFTVITVVSNIFIIPLNYSMLLDNSILQDPKWWLVPPAWSLGVELQAYLLLPFVVYLKPVKIVLGVLSLCIFILASFGQLHTHFFGYRLLPGIFFIFIIGTSIYKNNLGDGKEDFFDKFFSKVVYAILVAMVIILGAKGMLLVQFVRETILGVLIGMPIVIYLSNSTIKIPFNRFIGDLSYGLFLSHFLAKWMVAHYSLADRSISLFLYLLTVFALSLLFSVLGVLLVEKNINKYRFKLSVSSR, encoded by the coding sequence ATGTTTGGATATTATCGGTTTTTTCTGGCTTGTCTTGTTTTGATGTCTCACCTTGGAGTCTCTTTGCAGGGGTTTAATGGTGGGGTCGCTGCGGTAATTTCTTTTTATATGCTTTCAGGGTTTGTTGTATGTAAACTTTTAACATCTGTCTTTTCGTCTAATAATAAGCTTGTCTATTTTCGATTCCTCTACGAACGAGCATTAAGGATTTTTCCCCAATATTTTTTTATTATGGGGGCGACGATTGTTTTTTTATTGGGGACAAATTTTGGCAAGCCGGTTTTTACTGTTATTACAGTCGTTAGTAATATTTTTATTATACCGCTCAATTACTCAATGCTTCTTGATAACTCTATCTTGCAAGATCCAAAATGGTGGCTAGTGCCTCCGGCATGGTCGTTAGGGGTAGAGCTTCAAGCGTATTTGCTCTTGCCTTTCGTTGTCTATTTAAAACCAGTAAAAATAGTACTCGGAGTGCTTTCATTATGTATTTTTATATTGGCTAGTTTTGGCCAGCTGCACACGCATTTTTTTGGCTATAGATTGTTACCTGGGATATTTTTTATTTTTATTATAGGTACTTCGATTTATAAAAATAATTTAGGAGATGGGAAAGAAGATTTCTTTGATAAATTTTTTTCAAAAGTAGTGTATGCTATTTTGGTAGCTATGGTAATAATTCTTGGTGCTAAAGGTATGCTTCTTGTTCAATTTGTTAGAGAGACAATATTAGGTGTATTAATTGGGATGCCTATAGTTATTTATCTCTCAAACAGTACAATAAAAATACCGTTTAATCGCTTTATAGGTGATTTGTCCTATGGTCTCTTCCTGTCACATTTCTTGGCAAAATGGATGGTAGCACATTATTCATTGGCTGATAGAAGTATCTCTTTGTTCCTTTATTTGCTCACTGTTTTTGCGCTTTCATTATTATTTTCAGTACTGGGCGTTCTTCTTGTTGAAAAGAATATTAATAAATATAGATTTAAGTTGTCAGTCTCCTCTCGTTAA
- a CDS encoding methyltransferase domain-containing protein codes for MKKYWYLFLKQQDYFLGVWSCRAMQWRGFSSHPIHPKHLFDEHRSDYLHGLFQPGIKFLDLGSGVGTDCLLAAKKGAGLSVGLEGNQQSIMTAVNRARKQDNPVRFLQIDLEQGSLPFTNCCFDLVNFSNVLEHLHNRIALLSELKRVKKDDGLAVISVPNAETSWKKKLEAAGLDSKDDPDHKVEYTRHSLAEELHAAGLRICSELMPIIPSFPWNGLIAMSAVISPVLYKRLQKAKREYVQARPDESIGWVFTVK; via the coding sequence ATGAAGAAATATTGGTATCTCTTCCTGAAGCAACAGGATTATTTTCTGGGGGTGTGGTCCTGTAGGGCTATGCAGTGGAGAGGGTTTTCTTCGCATCCTATACATCCCAAGCACCTCTTTGATGAGCATAGATCAGATTATTTACACGGCTTGTTTCAACCCGGTATCAAGTTTCTTGATCTTGGCTCAGGAGTAGGAACGGACTGTCTTCTTGCCGCGAAAAAAGGAGCTGGGCTCTCTGTGGGTCTGGAGGGAAATCAGCAGAGTATTATGACAGCAGTGAACCGCGCACGGAAACAGGATAATCCGGTGCGATTTCTGCAAATTGATCTGGAACAGGGGAGCCTGCCTTTTACTAATTGCTGCTTTGATCTTGTTAATTTCTCAAATGTTCTTGAACATCTGCATAATAGAATTGCTCTTTTATCCGAGTTAAAAAGAGTGAAGAAGGATGATGGGCTTGCGGTGATTTCCGTCCCTAATGCAGAGACCAGCTGGAAGAAAAAACTTGAGGCTGCTGGGTTAGACTCGAAAGACGATCCTGATCATAAAGTTGAGTATACCAGGCATTCGCTGGCTGAAGAATTGCATGCTGCTGGTCTGCGCATTTGCTCTGAGCTTATGCCGATAATTCCCAGTTTTCCGTGGAATGGTCTCATTGCCATGAGCGCCGTTATTTCTCCTGTATTATATAAACGCTTACAAAAAGCCAAGCGCGAATATGTGCAGGCCCGGCCAGACGAATCCATCGGATGGGTTTTTACGGTCAAGTAA
- a CDS encoding sulfotransferase: MDNFASVGKMLDRSLQERNRLFPVREERNDAEVKEALSEFVSLINEMRQQESFVPDPVHTEKAESVIERPVFLCGAMKSGTTLLLELLDGHPELIVLPGDSFVWGRLTKENPPSRKLLQADWDRWLKRMVNPTGQAPFWVFGTKVHPYFEFTQYLQYWYEQFPETWRSSELSVLLSFYCANPSRSSAPRMWVEKTPGNEFNLEVLLENFPDARFIHIVRDPRENLASLKKLYQTRSWRWDPLEVADRIAGSCRLADEYLKKLGQERYHLLTYEQLTERPAATMRELAEFIGIEWYNALLKPTVNSVPAHANSMYEDRQSTGVVRKMTGKKYHSVLTKQEQRIALGTLQDAKKVGYLWEKTLSDSAMLVFSNGWNRMKKIVFSNVR, from the coding sequence ATGGATAATTTTGCATCGGTTGGGAAGATGTTAGATAGATCTCTTCAAGAGAGAAACCGGCTTTTTCCTGTTCGAGAAGAACGTAATGATGCAGAGGTAAAAGAGGCTTTATCTGAATTTGTCTCTTTGATTAACGAAATGCGGCAGCAGGAATCATTTGTCCCTGATCCTGTCCATACGGAAAAAGCGGAGTCCGTTATCGAGAGGCCTGTTTTTTTATGCGGTGCCATGAAAAGCGGGACAACACTTTTATTGGAACTTCTTGATGGTCATCCGGAGCTGATAGTTTTGCCTGGCGATTCCTTTGTTTGGGGAAGATTGACTAAGGAAAATCCTCCGTCCCGAAAACTGTTGCAAGCTGATTGGGATCGTTGGTTGAAACGTATGGTAAATCCTACTGGTCAGGCCCCCTTTTGGGTCTTCGGAACCAAGGTTCATCCGTATTTTGAGTTCACACAATACCTGCAATATTGGTACGAACAATTCCCCGAGACATGGCGTTCGTCAGAACTCAGTGTCTTGTTGTCTTTTTACTGTGCAAACCCTTCACGGTCTTCTGCGCCCAGGATGTGGGTGGAAAAAACTCCTGGCAACGAATTTAACCTTGAGGTATTGTTAGAGAATTTTCCAGACGCGCGCTTTATACATATTGTGCGTGATCCCCGAGAGAATTTGGCTTCTCTGAAAAAACTCTATCAGACAAGGTCGTGGAGATGGGATCCCCTTGAGGTAGCGGATAGAATTGCTGGTTCGTGCAGATTGGCTGATGAGTATCTGAAGAAACTGGGCCAAGAACGCTACCATTTATTAACGTATGAGCAACTGACAGAAAGACCCGCAGCAACAATGAGGGAGCTGGCAGAGTTTATAGGTATAGAGTGGTACAACGCCCTGCTTAAACCTACAGTAAACAGTGTACCGGCTCATGCTAACTCGATGTATGAGGACCGTCAAAGCACTGGTGTAGTAAGAAAGATGACTGGTAAAAAGTACCACTCCGTATTGACAAAACAAGAACAAAGAATTGCCTTGGGAACTCTACAGGATGCGAAGAAAGTTGGTTACTTATGGGAAAAGACGTTGTCGGATTCTGCGATGCTGGTATTCAGTAACGGGTGGAATAGGATGAAAAAAATTGTTTTTTCTAACGTGAGATGA
- a CDS encoding glycosyltransferase family 2 protein, with protein sequence MTTAPVIIGIVLVKNEDLFIDRVLVNILEFCDKIIVADNLSQDNTQRRVRELQQHHKKIYYHSIASPAQSHDLISGYAGTNTWIFAVDGDELYDPVGLKKLRHRIVAGEYERQWMILGNALNCVDFNIEKGYAQGYLAPPCRSMTKLYNFKVITVWSGPCSERLHGGEVVFKEGYDKSLRLELYKNICWDDAEFRALHFCFLRRSSLEKVTDSQKVIRKNISDTLSENIWARIKSRLLKIVGVEQESPWKLARYMRGQLVTKPLTPFL encoded by the coding sequence ATGACAACAGCACCTGTCATTATTGGTATCGTCCTTGTAAAAAACGAAGACCTTTTTATTGACAGGGTGTTGGTCAATATTCTTGAATTTTGCGATAAAATTATTGTGGCAGACAATCTGTCTCAAGACAATACACAACGCAGGGTCAGAGAGCTACAGCAGCACCATAAGAAAATTTATTATCATTCTATTGCGAGCCCAGCGCAATCACACGATTTGATTAGCGGATATGCTGGCACCAATACATGGATTTTTGCCGTTGATGGAGATGAGTTATATGATCCTGTGGGGTTGAAGAAGCTCCGACATCGTATCGTTGCCGGGGAATATGAGAGGCAATGGATGATCCTTGGCAATGCTCTGAACTGTGTTGACTTCAATATTGAAAAAGGGTACGCTCAAGGCTACTTAGCTCCCCCTTGTCGGAGTATGACAAAGCTTTATAATTTCAAGGTAATTACAGTTTGGTCAGGACCATGCTCTGAGCGTCTTCATGGGGGCGAGGTCGTGTTCAAAGAGGGATATGATAAGTCGTTACGCCTGGAGCTGTATAAAAATATCTGCTGGGACGACGCAGAATTTCGTGCCCTGCACTTCTGTTTTCTTCGCAGGAGCAGCTTAGAAAAAGTAACAGATAGCCAGAAGGTTATCAGGAAAAATATCTCAGATACATTATCTGAAAATATTTGGGCCAGGATCAAATCACGCCTTTTGAAAATTGTAGGGGTGGAACAAGAATCACCTTGGAAACTTGCAAGATATATGCGTGGGCAGCTTGTTACGAAGCCTTTGACGCCCTTTCTATAA
- a CDS encoding DegT/DnrJ/EryC1/StrS family aminotransferase gives MEIPFFDLKAAYLEQEKELGNAYQQVMQSGRYVLGSQVEEFEREFAAYCGVKYCVGVGNGLEALHLILHSLGIGPGDEVIVPANTFIATWLAVSYCGAKPIPVEPDANTLNINPALIEQALSNRTKAIVAVHLYGQPADMDSINNFAEKYSIKVVEDAAQAHGSKYKGKRVGGLGDAAAFSFYPGKNLGAFGDGGAVTTDSDEIADQMRMLRNYGSQYKYLNDIIGYNSRLDELQAAFLRVKLKKLDRWNEKRRAVAEQYLEQLGGVCEKITLPYTPDWAEPVWHQFVIRHPQRDIFQDSLLEKGIASMIHYPIPPHLQKAYKDQYPADNFVLPLTEQTAQQLLSLPMGPHLNEIDQNKIIRTILTLEQ, from the coding sequence ATGGAGATTCCATTTTTTGATCTCAAAGCGGCATACCTTGAGCAAGAGAAGGAGCTGGGGAACGCATATCAGCAGGTGATGCAATCAGGTCGATATGTTCTTGGTAGCCAAGTGGAAGAGTTTGAAAGGGAATTTGCCGCTTATTGTGGGGTAAAATACTGCGTTGGAGTCGGTAACGGGCTTGAGGCGTTACACTTGATTTTACACTCACTCGGTATTGGACCAGGAGATGAGGTTATTGTTCCGGCAAATACCTTTATTGCTACTTGGCTGGCGGTCTCCTATTGTGGAGCAAAACCCATTCCTGTTGAGCCGGATGCCAATACGTTAAATATTAATCCGGCATTGATTGAACAGGCCCTTTCCAATCGGACCAAGGCCATCGTGGCTGTTCATCTCTATGGGCAGCCAGCTGACATGGATTCTATAAATAATTTTGCGGAAAAATATAGCATAAAAGTGGTGGAAGATGCTGCCCAAGCTCATGGTTCGAAATATAAGGGGAAGCGGGTCGGCGGATTGGGTGATGCTGCTGCATTTAGTTTTTATCCTGGGAAAAATTTGGGGGCATTTGGCGATGGTGGAGCAGTCACAACAGATAGTGACGAGATAGCGGATCAGATGCGTATGTTGAGGAACTATGGCTCTCAATATAAGTATTTAAATGATATTATTGGCTATAACTCGCGTTTGGATGAACTGCAGGCCGCTTTTCTGCGAGTTAAATTAAAAAAATTAGACCGATGGAATGAAAAAAGAAGAGCGGTCGCGGAACAGTATCTGGAACAATTGGGAGGAGTATGTGAAAAAATAACTTTACCCTATACACCCGACTGGGCGGAACCAGTGTGGCATCAATTTGTTATTCGGCATCCTCAACGGGACATTTTTCAGGATTCCTTGCTTGAGAAGGGTATTGCGTCAATGATACATTATCCCATTCCGCCTCATCTGCAGAAGGCATATAAAGATCAATACCCGGCTGATAATTTTGTTCTGCCTTTAACGGAACAGACAGCGCAGCAGTTGTTAAGTCTGCCCATGGGGCCCCATTTAAATGAAATCGATCAAAATAAAATTATCCGTACGATCCTTACATTGGAACAGTGA
- a CDS encoding methyltransferase domain-containing protein, whose protein sequence is MLREQHAMDVTCADYIPFHLQHAQEEGFSTIAVDIDASEEEINAAAVPYAGQFDLVVNLAAIEHVFNSDNLLRFAHTVLKPGGLLLVNTPNIEFLAYRIYDLFSGNRPFGEGHHIRFWDYRFLRTNLFLNGFTVTQDARGFYSLPQDAMLRALRNKRRLAAITAWLFHGCRPLQYLPFLKGLCSDELTVLAAKEEVPAIGFELNRVQRFLKEHHGEPQETEAKDRLKEARQKGWLDEHLYLSQLVDRL, encoded by the coding sequence ATTTTAAGAGAGCAGCACGCAATGGATGTTACCTGCGCTGATTATATCCCTTTCCATCTCCAGCATGCACAGGAGGAGGGATTTTCCACCATTGCAGTTGATATTGATGCATCAGAGGAGGAAATTAATGCTGCGGCAGTCCCTTACGCTGGCCAGTTTGATCTGGTTGTCAACTTGGCGGCGATAGAGCATGTCTTTAATTCAGATAATCTGTTGCGTTTTGCCCATACGGTTTTGAAACCGGGCGGACTCTTGCTTGTCAATACACCGAATATTGAGTTTTTGGCTTACAGAATTTATGATCTTTTTTCTGGGAATCGACCATTTGGCGAAGGACATCATATTAGATTTTGGGATTATCGTTTTTTGCGAACCAATCTTTTTCTTAATGGATTTACAGTGACGCAGGATGCCAGAGGGTTCTACTCTCTTCCTCAAGATGCTATGCTAAGGGCCTTGAGAAATAAAAGGCGATTGGCAGCTATCACAGCTTGGCTCTTTCATGGTTGTCGACCACTTCAGTATCTTCCTTTTTTGAAAGGACTCTGTAGCGATGAGCTGACGGTGCTTGCAGCTAAGGAGGAGGTGCCTGCCATAGGTTTTGAGCTTAATAGGGTGCAACGTTTTCTCAAAGAGCATCACGGGGAGCCTCAGGAGACAGAGGCGAAGGATCGGCTAAAGGAGGCCAGGCAAAAAGGCTGGTTGGATGAGCATCTCTATTTATCTCAGCTTGTTGATAGATTGTAG